In one Flavobacteriales bacterium genomic region, the following are encoded:
- the ileS gene encoding isoleucine--tRNA ligase, with protein MDKRFPQYDELDLPKVAEEVLTQWEAEDTFGQSLELRKDAPPFVFYEGPPSANGLPGIHHVMARTIKDIFCRYQTQKGHRVDRKAGWDTHGLPIELGVEKELGITKEDIGKTISIEEYNAACKKAVMRYTDVWNDLTKRIGFWLDLEHPYVTYHTKYIESVWHLLKQLYDQDLLYKGYTIQPYSPAAGTGLSSHELNQPGTYKPVKDTSVVAQFKVKQDASSEWLFKDAFGEVFILAWTTTPWTLPSNCALTVGPKLDYVRVKTFNPYTHAPQTVVLAKARLNAYFKEDNKDASFEDYKKDGKHIPWSILDEFYGHQLEGIRYEQLLPYATPEGGDAFKVIGGDFVTTEDGTGVVHTAPSFGADDQRVARQHGIGSLTLVDLRGRFKPEVTDFSGEYVKAEYLSAEEQAAEAKKQGRDKYLSVDERIAIKLKTEGRAFKVEKYEHNYPHCWRTDKPVLYYPLDSWFVRVTAKKDRLIALNKTITWKPESTGTGRFGNWLENLQDWNLSRSRYWGIPLPIWRTEDGSEELCIGSLQQLKEEIAKAVKAGVMAADPYAAFVPGDMSDANYDRIDIHRPYVDHIVLVSPSGKPMRRETDLIDVWFDSGAMPYAQWHYPFENEATFKEKFPAAFIAEGVDQTRGWFYTLHAIATLTQDSVAYKTVVSNGLVLDKVGQKMSKRLGNAVDPFKTLDQYGADAVRWYMISNASPWDNLKFDAEGITEVQRKFFRALFNTYNFFALYANIDGYDGKGEATLTESDRWILSRLNSVLKLADASYADYEPTIAARAIQDFVVEDLSNWYVRLNRRRFWKGELGADKNAAFRTLHRCLEVIAMLSAPIAPFFSDRLYRDLKGTSVHLSDWPKHDGSLIDTELEQRTALAQKLTSLVLSIRKKEGHRVRQPLQKMLVPVTDAAMRTRLEAIRDLVLSEVNVKELVILDASESKLTKKIKPDFKKLGARMGKLMKSVAVAVNGFSQAQIAELEANGRMKLSVEGQEVELLRDDVEITAENVPGLSVASDGALTVALDITLTDELVQEGIARELVSRIQTLRKESGFEVTDRVQLHIHAGGDERVARAVRSHAGWILSETLALTAEDQLLVSHLPAEGPGVHEVELDEVRRCALSLVRSAN; from the coding sequence ATGGACAAGCGTTTCCCGCAGTACGACGAGCTCGACCTGCCCAAGGTCGCCGAGGAGGTGTTGACCCAGTGGGAGGCCGAGGACACCTTCGGCCAAAGCCTCGAACTGCGCAAGGACGCACCGCCCTTCGTGTTCTACGAGGGCCCGCCCAGCGCCAACGGCCTGCCCGGCATCCACCATGTGATGGCGCGCACCATCAAGGACATCTTCTGCCGCTACCAGACGCAGAAGGGCCACCGCGTGGACCGCAAGGCCGGCTGGGACACCCACGGCCTGCCCATCGAACTGGGCGTGGAGAAGGAGCTGGGCATCACCAAGGAGGACATCGGCAAGACCATCAGCATCGAGGAGTACAATGCCGCGTGCAAGAAGGCCGTGATGCGCTACACCGATGTGTGGAACGACCTCACCAAGCGCATCGGCTTCTGGCTCGACCTGGAGCATCCCTACGTCACCTACCACACCAAGTACATCGAGAGCGTGTGGCACCTGTTGAAGCAGCTGTACGACCAGGACCTGCTGTACAAGGGCTACACCATCCAGCCTTACAGCCCTGCGGCCGGTACCGGGCTTTCTTCGCACGAGCTGAACCAGCCCGGCACCTACAAGCCGGTGAAGGACACCAGCGTGGTGGCGCAGTTCAAGGTGAAGCAGGATGCCAGCAGCGAATGGCTCTTCAAGGACGCGTTCGGGGAGGTCTTCATCCTCGCGTGGACGACCACGCCGTGGACCCTGCCCAGCAACTGCGCGCTCACCGTGGGCCCCAAGCTGGACTATGTGCGCGTGAAGACCTTCAACCCCTACACGCACGCACCGCAGACCGTGGTACTGGCGAAGGCCCGGTTGAACGCGTACTTCAAGGAGGACAACAAGGACGCTTCGTTCGAGGACTACAAGAAGGACGGGAAGCACATCCCCTGGAGCATCCTCGATGAGTTCTATGGCCACCAGCTGGAAGGCATCCGCTACGAACAGCTTCTTCCTTACGCGACACCGGAAGGCGGTGATGCCTTCAAGGTGATCGGTGGCGACTTCGTGACCACGGAGGACGGCACCGGCGTGGTCCATACGGCACCCAGCTTCGGCGCGGACGACCAGCGCGTGGCGCGGCAGCACGGCATCGGATCGCTGACGTTGGTGGACCTGCGCGGCCGCTTCAAGCCCGAGGTGACCGACTTCTCGGGCGAGTATGTGAAGGCCGAATACCTCAGCGCGGAGGAACAGGCTGCCGAAGCGAAGAAGCAGGGGCGCGACAAGTACCTCAGCGTGGACGAGCGCATCGCCATCAAGCTGAAGACCGAGGGCCGCGCCTTCAAGGTGGAGAAGTACGAGCACAACTACCCGCACTGCTGGCGCACCGACAAGCCCGTACTCTACTACCCGCTCGACAGCTGGTTCGTCCGTGTCACCGCGAAAAAGGACCGCTTGATCGCACTCAACAAGACCATCACCTGGAAGCCCGAGAGCACCGGAACGGGCCGCTTCGGCAACTGGCTGGAGAACCTGCAGGACTGGAACCTCAGCCGCAGCCGCTACTGGGGCATCCCGCTGCCTATCTGGCGCACGGAGGATGGTAGCGAGGAGCTCTGCATCGGTTCGTTGCAGCAGTTGAAGGAGGAGATTGCCAAGGCCGTGAAGGCCGGCGTGATGGCGGCCGACCCCTACGCTGCCTTCGTTCCCGGCGACATGAGCGATGCCAACTACGACCGCATCGACATTCACCGTCCGTACGTGGACCACATCGTGCTGGTGAGCCCGAGTGGCAAGCCCATGCGCCGCGAGACGGACCTGATCGACGTTTGGTTCGACAGCGGCGCGATGCCTTACGCGCAGTGGCACTACCCCTTCGAGAACGAGGCCACCTTCAAGGAGAAGTTCCCCGCAGCCTTCATCGCAGAAGGAGTGGACCAGACGCGCGGCTGGTTCTACACGCTCCACGCCATCGCCACGCTCACGCAGGATAGCGTGGCCTATAAGACCGTGGTGAGCAATGGCTTGGTGCTCGACAAGGTGGGCCAGAAGATGAGCAAGCGCCTGGGCAACGCGGTGGATCCCTTCAAGACGCTGGACCAGTACGGCGCCGACGCGGTGCGCTGGTACATGATCAGCAACGCCTCGCCATGGGATAACCTGAAGTTCGACGCCGAGGGCATCACCGAGGTGCAGCGCAAGTTCTTCCGCGCGCTCTTCAACACCTACAACTTCTTCGCGCTGTACGCCAACATCGACGGCTACGACGGCAAGGGTGAAGCGACCCTCACCGAGAGCGACCGCTGGATCCTGTCTCGCCTCAACAGCGTGCTGAAGCTGGCCGATGCCAGCTACGCCGACTACGAGCCCACCATCGCCGCGCGCGCCATCCAGGACTTCGTGGTGGAGGACCTCAGCAACTGGTACGTGCGCCTCAACCGCCGCCGCTTCTGGAAAGGCGAGCTCGGTGCCGACAAGAACGCCGCGTTCCGAACGCTGCACCGCTGCCTGGAAGTGATCGCGATGCTCAGCGCGCCCATCGCGCCCTTCTTCAGCGACCGCCTGTACCGCGACCTGAAGGGCACGAGCGTTCACCTGAGCGATTGGCCGAAGCACGACGGGTCGCTCATCGACACCGAGCTCGAGCAGCGCACTGCGCTCGCGCAGAAGCTCACCTCGCTCGTGCTCAGCATCCGCAAGAAGGAAGGGCACCGTGTGCGCCAGCCCTTGCAGAAGATGCTGGTGCCCGTGACCGACGCGGCGATGCGCACGCGCTTGGAGGCCATCCGCGACCTCGTGCTGAGCGAGGTGAACGTAAAGGAGCTGGTGATCCTTGACGCCAGCGAGAGCAAGCTCACCAAGAAGATCAAGCCCGACTTCAAGAAGCTGGGTGCGCGCATGGGCAAGCTGATGAAGAGCGTGGCCGTTGCGGTGAACGGATTTTCGCAAGCGCAGATCGCCGAGCTGGAGGCGAACGGCCGCATGAAGCTGAGCGTGGAGGGCCAGGAGGTGGAGCTGCTGCGCGACGACGTGGAGATCACCGCCGAGAACGTGCCGGGGCTGAGCGTGGCCAGCGATGGGGCGCTCACCGTGGCGCTCGACATCACCCTCACCGACGAGCTGGTGCAGGAGGGCATCGCCCGCGAGCTGGTGAGCCGGATCCAGACCCTCCGGAAGGAGAGCGGCTTCGAGGTGACCGACCGAGTACAGCTGCACATCCACGCGGGCGGGGACGAACGGGTGGCCCGGGCCGTCCGCAGCCATGCCGGCTGGATCCTCTCCGAGACCCTTGCGTTAACGGCTGAGGACCAGCTCCTTGTGAGCCACCTGCCTGCGGAAGGCCCGGGAGTGCACGAGGTGGAGTTGGACGAGGTCCGGCGCTGCGCGCTTTCCCTTGTCAGGTCAGCGAACTGA
- a CDS encoding DUF1569 domain-containing protein, which yields MAGSIFDDRERSALFARLDRLRAEDRPQWGVMSAAQMVRHLREAIRMYTGELDAPDRSTWRTRTLFRWMTLAGALPPKSALAKDPPRTFKVIDVVRSGIATSGLDEERRMLRDVTEAAIRDQRWAGRHPLFGRMSATDWGRLMHTHMAYHLRQFGV from the coding sequence ATGGCCGGCAGCATCTTCGACGACCGGGAGCGCAGCGCCTTGTTCGCCCGCCTCGACCGACTGCGCGCCGAGGACCGGCCGCAGTGGGGCGTGATGAGCGCGGCGCAGATGGTGCGCCACCTGCGCGAGGCCATCCGCATGTACACCGGCGAGCTCGACGCCCCTGACCGCAGCACCTGGCGCACGCGCACCCTCTTCCGGTGGATGACGCTGGCCGGAGCGCTGCCGCCCAAGTCCGCGTTGGCGAAGGACCCACCGCGGACCTTCAAGGTGATTGACGTGGTGCGCTCGGGCATCGCCACCAGCGGGCTGGACGAGGAGCGGCGCATGCTGCGGGACGTCACGGAAGCCGCCATCCGGGACCAGCGCTGGGCCGGGCGCCATCCCCTGTTCGGCCGGATGAGCGCAACGGACTGGGGCCGCCTAATGCACACGCACATGGCCTACCACCTGCGCCAGTTCGGGGTCTAG
- a CDS encoding NYN domain-containing protein, which produces MKKINDTTIALLIDGDNAAPKRLAAILEEVSKQGTITIRRIYGDWTTQGMSGWKELLNSNAIQPVQQFAYTKGKNSTDSALIIDAMDILHGELVDAFCIVSSDSDYTRLATRLRESGLFVMGVGEKKTPDAFVKACERFIYVENLDVQEPLGAVAISSGAGARSGSKRSTSSAKAQPVELSQNAELMRKLRKAFNIAKGEEEVASLSLIGQALRRLDPGFDPRSYGHASLSSLVNALKDQLDIRREEKGNAVMVRFRG; this is translated from the coding sequence ATGAAGAAAATCAACGACACCACGATCGCCTTGCTGATCGATGGTGACAACGCGGCACCCAAGCGGCTGGCCGCGATCCTGGAGGAAGTAAGCAAGCAGGGCACCATCACCATCCGGCGCATCTACGGCGACTGGACCACGCAGGGGATGAGCGGGTGGAAGGAGCTGCTGAACAGCAACGCCATCCAGCCCGTACAGCAGTTCGCCTACACGAAGGGCAAGAACAGCACGGACAGCGCGCTGATCATCGACGCCATGGACATCCTGCACGGCGAGCTGGTGGATGCCTTCTGCATCGTGAGCAGTGATAGTGACTACACGCGGCTGGCGACCCGGCTGCGAGAGAGCGGCCTCTTCGTGATGGGCGTGGGCGAGAAGAAGACCCCGGATGCCTTCGTGAAGGCCTGCGAGCGCTTTATCTATGTGGAGAACCTGGATGTGCAGGAACCGTTGGGTGCAGTAGCCATATCCTCGGGTGCCGGTGCCCGGTCCGGTTCAAAGCGCAGCACTTCCTCGGCGAAGGCCCAGCCGGTGGAACTCTCGCAGAACGCAGAGCTCATGCGCAAGCTGCGGAAGGCCTTCAACATCGCCAAGGGCGAGGAGGAAGTCGCCTCGCTCAGCCTCATCGGCCAGGCCCTGCGCCGCCTCGACCCCGGCTTCGACCCGCGAAGCTACGGCCATGCCTCCTTATCCTCGCTGGTGAACGCCTTGAAGGACCAACTCGACATCCGGCGCGAGGAGAAGGGCAATGCGGTGATGGTGCGGTTCCGGGGGTGA
- a CDS encoding FAD/NAD(P)-binding oxidoreductase, whose translation MATVHHDVLIIGGGTGGIMTAAQLRRKEKKLSIAVMDPAKDHWYQPAWTLVAAGAFDMKVTRRDEAGVIPPGVVHIKEHAAVFEPEANTVRTKEGNAYTYGHLVVAPGIQMNIDDLPGLREALATDKVCSNYLDPEKTKRVMTAFKGGVAVFTQPSTPIKCGGAPQKAVYLADEFFRRSGVRDKTKLVFATPGSVIFGVQPFRAALEDVIRKKEIIFKAFYNPVRIDPVKQEIHFKWSKPGDNHCVITEEQGLPEKIEGESTIVMKYDMLHLAPPQSAPDFVRDSPLAYADGPNKGWLEVDINTLQHKRYANIFGLGDAAALPTAKTGAAIRKQAPVVVANILQRIKDGLLSPAKYEGYSSCPLVTGYGKMLLAEFKYDNVRDSDPLLSKLFDTSKPLWSMWVLKKHVLPWLYWNRMLKGTM comes from the coding sequence ATGGCAACCGTGCATCACGACGTGCTCATCATCGGCGGCGGCACAGGCGGCATCATGACCGCTGCCCAACTGCGCCGCAAGGAGAAGAAGCTCAGCATTGCTGTGATGGACCCTGCCAAGGACCATTGGTACCAGCCGGCGTGGACGCTTGTGGCGGCCGGCGCCTTCGACATGAAGGTCACGCGCCGCGATGAGGCCGGTGTCATACCGCCCGGTGTGGTCCACATCAAGGAGCATGCGGCCGTATTCGAGCCGGAGGCGAATACCGTGCGCACGAAGGAGGGCAATGCCTACACGTACGGCCACCTGGTGGTGGCGCCGGGCATTCAGATGAACATCGATGACCTGCCCGGCCTCCGCGAGGCGCTGGCCACCGACAAGGTGTGCAGCAACTACCTGGATCCGGAGAAGACGAAGCGGGTGATGACCGCCTTCAAAGGGGGAGTGGCCGTGTTCACGCAGCCCAGCACGCCCATCAAATGCGGCGGGGCCCCGCAGAAGGCGGTATACCTGGCGGATGAGTTCTTCCGGCGCAGTGGCGTGCGCGACAAGACCAAGCTCGTCTTCGCCACGCCCGGCTCGGTGATCTTCGGCGTGCAGCCCTTCCGCGCGGCGCTGGAGGACGTGATCCGCAAGAAGGAGATCATCTTCAAGGCTTTCTACAACCCCGTGCGCATCGACCCGGTGAAGCAGGAGATCCACTTCAAGTGGAGCAAGCCCGGCGACAACCACTGCGTGATCACCGAGGAACAGGGCCTGCCGGAGAAGATCGAGGGGGAGAGCACGATTGTGATGAAGTACGACATGCTGCACCTGGCACCGCCGCAGAGCGCGCCCGACTTCGTGCGCGACTCGCCCTTGGCCTATGCCGACGGACCCAACAAGGGCTGGCTGGAGGTGGACATCAACACCCTGCAGCACAAGCGCTACGCCAACATCTTCGGGCTGGGCGATGCCGCCGCGCTGCCCACGGCCAAGACCGGCGCGGCCATCCGCAAGCAGGCCCCCGTGGTGGTGGCCAACATCCTGCAGCGCATCAAGGACGGTCTGCTCTCACCCGCCAAGTACGAGGGTTACAGCAGCTGTCCGCTGGTGACCGGCTATGGCAAGATGCTGCTGGCCGAGTTCAAGTACGACAACGTGCGCGACAGCGACCCCTTGCTCAGCAAGCTCTTCGATACCAGCAAGCCCTTGTGGAGCATGTGGGTGCTGAAGAAGCACGTGCTGCCCTGGCTGTACTGGAACCGGATGCTGAAGGGAACGATGTAG
- a CDS encoding glycosyltransferase family 87 protein, which produces MSRHLLLNLILGAALLFSLAIDFSLTRKYGGVDLRDKVVGARSLIAGRSMYFSPWRPGEPERFADPMVPPGATMTRYTGTPFQSLVMAPLGALPFGAARLPWLVLQYALLLLTVVLARSAFAGTGWPGALVAGIVLVALLASTSWRLHVERGQVYVIFAALIAGLFWSLAKARHLLTGALAAALVLFKPTYAFLLLPLVLRVNARMLIGAVAMVGASAAVFAIIPNGLLAWSEYLEAMRIWSTMPGLGAPPSTDPGAFAYPSLIEGLANLREHHAMEFENGSIAAVLLAVVGLSLSGWLPWVAYGTVLLTGLLLLRRNAARASAEHLLLLGFIAWTVLMMLLPTPRFDYQLVHWVAPALLVVLGGQRRPFMLDAMLLVAAGLVVGAWSILPVDILLAEGLLLVVCAWVLVASGRQVAPKAAS; this is translated from the coding sequence ATGAGCCGACACCTTTTGCTGAACCTCATCCTGGGCGCGGCCCTGCTCTTCAGCCTGGCCATCGACTTCTCATTGACGCGCAAATACGGCGGCGTTGACCTGCGCGACAAGGTCGTCGGCGCCCGTAGCCTGATCGCCGGCCGTTCCATGTACTTCAGCCCATGGCGACCGGGTGAACCCGAGCGATTCGCCGATCCCATGGTGCCGCCCGGGGCGACGATGACGCGCTATACCGGCACGCCGTTTCAATCGCTCGTGATGGCCCCGCTGGGCGCTCTCCCGTTCGGGGCGGCGCGCCTGCCTTGGCTGGTGCTGCAGTACGCGCTGCTGCTTCTGACCGTCGTCCTGGCCCGCAGCGCCTTCGCCGGAACCGGATGGCCCGGCGCCTTGGTGGCCGGCATCGTGCTGGTGGCGCTGCTGGCATCCACTTCATGGCGCCTGCACGTGGAGCGGGGCCAGGTGTACGTGATCTTCGCCGCCCTGATCGCCGGGCTGTTCTGGAGCTTGGCGAAGGCACGGCATCTGCTCACCGGCGCGCTGGCCGCGGCCCTCGTGCTCTTCAAGCCCACCTACGCGTTCCTGCTGCTGCCGCTGGTGCTTCGTGTGAATGCGCGCATGCTTATCGGCGCAGTGGCGATGGTTGGCGCCAGCGCCGCCGTCTTCGCGATCATCCCGAATGGCCTGCTCGCCTGGTCGGAGTATCTGGAGGCCATGCGCATCTGGAGCACCATGCCAGGCCTCGGCGCGCCCCCCAGCACCGACCCCGGGGCCTTCGCCTATCCTTCGCTGATTGAGGGCCTCGCCAACCTGCGGGAGCATCATGCCATGGAGTTCGAGAACGGCTCCATCGCTGCTGTGCTGCTCGCTGTGGTCGGGCTATCGCTGTCCGGCTGGCTGCCATGGGTGGCGTACGGCACGGTGCTCCTGACGGGGCTGCTGCTGCTGCGCCGGAATGCGGCACGGGCCTCGGCTGAGCACCTGCTCCTCCTAGGCTTCATCGCGTGGACCGTGCTCATGATGCTGCTGCCGACACCGCGTTTCGACTACCAGCTGGTGCATTGGGTGGCGCCGGCGCTCCTGGTGGTGCTCGGCGGCCAGCGCAGGCCTTTCATGCTGGATGCAATGCTCCTCGTGGCGGCAGGGCTGGTCGTCGGCGCCTGGTCCATCCTGCCGGTGGACATCCTGCTGGCGGAGGGCCTTCTGCTCGTGGTCTGCGCCTGGGTGCTGGTGGCATCGGGCCGTCAGGTGGCACCAAAGGCCGCAAGTTGA
- a CDS encoding YceI family protein, translated as METATATTTKWGIDASHSEVLFKVKHLMISTVTGSFKEFGADAELEGDDLANAKVSFWANTASIFTNDEKRDGHLRSADFFDSEQFPKLTFKSTRIEGSGSSWKVTGELTIKDVTKPVTLDVEWSGMAKDPWGNTKAGLQLSGRIDRKEWGLTWNAALEAGGVLVSDEVRIQCEVQLAKQG; from the coding sequence ATGGAAACCGCCACCGCGACCACCACCAAATGGGGCATCGATGCCTCGCACAGCGAAGTGCTTTTCAAGGTGAAGCACCTCATGATCAGCACCGTCACCGGGAGCTTCAAGGAATTCGGTGCCGATGCCGAGCTGGAGGGCGACGACCTGGCCAACGCCAAGGTGAGCTTCTGGGCCAATACCGCCAGCATCTTCACCAACGACGAGAAGCGGGATGGCCACCTGCGCAGCGCCGACTTCTTCGATAGCGAGCAATTCCCGAAGCTCACCTTCAAGAGCACCCGCATCGAAGGCAGCGGCAGCAGCTGGAAGGTGACCGGCGAGCTCACCATCAAGGATGTGACCAAGCCCGTTACGCTCGACGTGGAGTGGAGCGGCATGGCCAAGGATCCCTGGGGCAACACCAAGGCCGGTCTGCAGCTCAGCGGCCGGATCGATCGCAAGGAGTGGGGCCTCACCTGGAACGCGGCCCTGGAAGCGGGCGGCGTGCTGGTGAGCGACGAGGTGCGCATCCAGTGCGAGGTGCAGCTGGCCAAGCAGGGCTGA
- a CDS encoding nitroreductase family protein, with the protein MNPTLELKEARTEHDVLPLIRRRFSPRAFTSEPLTDDELLTLVEAAHWAPSSMNEQPWRFRYAHRGSVAFDALRATLSTGNQPWAPNAAAVIAISGMKLHARNQAPNATWAFDTGMAVGNLLAQATAMGIYGHLLGGFNHAAANEALGINTAEEGLICLLVLGRLGDADSLPEPFLTRERTPRSRKPLSEIAQRI; encoded by the coding sequence ATGAACCCCACCCTCGAACTCAAGGAAGCGCGCACCGAGCACGATGTGCTTCCGCTGATCCGTCGGCGTTTCAGCCCGCGCGCCTTCACCAGTGAGCCGCTCACGGACGATGAGCTGCTCACCCTGGTCGAGGCCGCCCATTGGGCGCCGAGCAGCATGAATGAGCAGCCCTGGCGCTTCCGTTACGCGCATCGCGGTTCGGTAGCTTTCGATGCCTTGCGCGCCACGCTCTCCACGGGCAACCAGCCTTGGGCCCCGAATGCCGCGGCAGTGATCGCCATCAGTGGCATGAAGCTCCACGCGCGGAACCAGGCGCCCAACGCCACTTGGGCCTTTGACACCGGCATGGCCGTGGGCAACCTCCTGGCGCAGGCCACCGCCATGGGCATCTACGGCCATCTGCTGGGCGGCTTCAACCACGCGGCCGCGAACGAGGCGCTGGGCATCAACACCGCGGAGGAGGGCCTCATCTGCCTGCTGGTGCTGGGTCGCCTGGGAGATGCGGACAGCCTGCCCGAGCCATTCCTCACGCGGGAGCGCACGCCGCGCTCGCGCAAGCCGCTCAGCGAGATCGCCCAGCGCATCTGA
- a CDS encoding pirin family protein — translation MGNMVLHRASERGTADHGWLKANFSFSFANWYDPTRMHFGVLRVMNDDIIAAGKGFGTHPHDNMEIITIPLKGALQHKDSMGNTSIIHAGDVQVMSAGTGILHSEFNPYNDRDANTLQIWLFPKKRQVTPRYQQLTLDPKDRVNKWQQVLSPSPDDAGVWIHQDAWFHIGKFDANKKTSYAVKRTGNGVYAFVIEGSTTINGQPLGKRDALGVWDTDALSVEAGPNGAEILLQDVPMQL, via the coding sequence ATGGGCAACATGGTATTGCACCGCGCCAGCGAGCGCGGCACCGCCGACCACGGCTGGCTGAAGGCCAACTTCAGCTTCAGCTTCGCCAACTGGTACGACCCCACCCGCATGCACTTCGGCGTGCTGCGCGTGATGAATGACGACATCATCGCCGCCGGGAAGGGCTTCGGCACGCACCCGCACGACAACATGGAGATCATCACGATCCCCCTGAAGGGCGCGCTGCAGCACAAGGACAGCATGGGCAACACCAGCATCATCCACGCGGGCGATGTGCAGGTGATGAGCGCCGGCACGGGCATCCTGCACAGCGAGTTCAACCCGTACAACGACCGCGACGCGAACACCCTGCAGATCTGGCTCTTCCCCAAGAAGCGGCAGGTGACGCCCCGCTACCAGCAGCTGACGCTGGACCCGAAGGACCGCGTGAACAAATGGCAGCAGGTGCTCTCGCCGAGCCCCGATGACGCCGGCGTGTGGATCCACCAGGACGCCTGGTTCCACATCGGGAAGTTCGACGCGAACAAGAAGACCAGCTACGCCGTGAAGCGCACCGGCAACGGGGTGTACGCATTCGTGATCGAGGGCAGCACCACCATCAACGGGCAGCCCCTCGGCAAGCGCGACGCGCTGGGCGTTTGGGACACCGATGCGCTGAGCGTGGAGGCGGGCCCGAACGGAGCGGAGATCCTGCTCCAGGATGTCCCGATGCAACTGTAG
- a CDS encoding pirin family protein encodes MTNTVLHKATTRGHANHGWLDTYHTFSFGHYYDPERMHFGALRVLNDDTVAPGMGFGTHPHDNMEIISIPLEGDLEHKDSMGNTQVIRHGDIQVMSAGSGITHSEKNLNRDRLTRFLQIWVFPNKRNVAPRYDQITLDPEARRNRFQQIVSPNADDAGVWIHQDAWFHLGRFDAGQGASYALKRPGNGVYAFVIEGSATVNGQELERRDGFGLWDAAGFDVKAGNNGVELLLMEVPMQLN; translated from the coding sequence ATGACCAACACCGTCCTGCACAAAGCCACCACCCGCGGGCATGCGAACCACGGCTGGCTGGACACCTACCACACCTTCAGCTTCGGCCACTACTACGATCCGGAGCGCATGCACTTCGGAGCCCTGCGCGTGCTGAATGATGATACCGTAGCGCCGGGCATGGGCTTCGGCACGCACCCGCACGACAACATGGAGATCATCTCCATCCCGTTGGAGGGCGATCTGGAGCACAAGGACAGCATGGGCAACACGCAGGTGATCCGCCACGGCGACATCCAGGTGATGAGCGCCGGCAGCGGCATCACGCACAGCGAGAAGAACCTGAACCGCGACCGGCTCACGCGCTTTTTGCAGATCTGGGTCTTCCCCAACAAGCGCAACGTGGCGCCGCGCTACGACCAGATCACCCTCGACCCGGAGGCGCGCCGCAACCGCTTCCAGCAGATCGTCTCGCCCAACGCGGACGATGCCGGCGTATGGATCCACCAGGATGCCTGGTTCCACCTGGGGCGGTTCGACGCGGGACAAGGCGCGTCCTATGCGTTGAAGCGGCCCGGCAACGGCGTCTATGCCTTCGTGATCGAGGGCAGCGCCACGGTGAATGGCCAGGAACTGGAGCGCCGCGACGGCTTCGGCCTCTGGGATGCGGCCGGTTTCGATGTGAAGGCCGGGAACAACGGAGTCGAGCTGTTGTTGATGGAAGTGCCGATGCAACTGAACTGA